A genome region from Arachis duranensis cultivar V14167 chromosome 8, aradu.V14167.gnm2.J7QH, whole genome shotgun sequence includes the following:
- the LOC107462759 gene encoding MLP-like protein 34: MALSGKLSTEIVIHAPAGKFFNLVTKSLHDVQNICERVHHTKLHQGEDWHSIGGSVKHWTYVIDGKVITCKETIESIDEKNKTIKFNLFDGDISQQYKVFKLSIQEIDNSNGSVSAKWTLEYEKISDNVKAPYGYLEFYDKIFKEMDAHLLKA, translated from the exons ATGGCACTGAGTGGTAAGCTTAGTACTGAAATTGTGATACATGCACCTGCTGGAAAGTTCTTTAATCTTGTAACAAAATCTCTCCACGATGTTCAAAATATTTGTGAAAGAGTGCATCACACCAAGCTGCATCAGGGTGAGGATTGGCACAGCATTGGCGGTTCAGTTAAACACTGGACTTATGTTATAG ATGGTAAAGTAATTACATGCAAGGAGACAATTGAATCCATTGATGAGAAGAACAAGACAATCAAATTCAATCTCTTTGATGGAGACATAAGTCAACAGTATAAAGTCTTTAAGCTCAGCATTCAAGAGATTGATAACAGCAATGGAAGTGTTTCAGCTAAATGGACACTTGAATATGAGAAAATTAGTGATAATGTCAAAGCTCCTTATGGTTACTTGGAATTTTAtgacaaaatttttaaagagaTGGATGCTCATCTTCTCAAGGcataa